A window of Microcystis aeruginosa FD4 contains these coding sequences:
- the malQ gene encoding 4-alpha-glucanotransferase → MAFSRCSGILLHPTSHPGRYGIGELGREAYQFIDFLAQSGQKLWQILPLGPTGYGNSPYMSFSAIAGNHLLISLDILREKNLLSQADFEDIPDFPLDQVDFDKLIAWKIPLLRKAASNFVKGSDTILYKQFAGFCGGNADWLEDYALFMALSHAYQGKAWMEWPTEIRERHWGALETPKQELQEEIFLHKFLQFEFFEQWLALKRYANSLGIEIIGDIPIYVSHNSADVWANPQVFRLDTQTGNPLEVAGVPPDYFSETGQLWGNPLYNWDYLKNTGFDWWVRRLKAVLSLVDIIRIDHFRGLEAYWSVAFGQENAINGRWLKAPGYDLFNTIRDRLGKLPIIAEDLGDIDQAVLDFRDHFAFPGMKILHFAFGGDAGNPYLPFNVERNCVIYTGTHDNNTTLGWFQDNANDYEKARLYQYLGAASGQGVAWDLIRLAYSSVANQAIVPLQDVLGLGSDARMNTPSVAEGNWSWRYRQEALTTEYSDRLRDLVNFFGRNR, encoded by the coding sequence ATGGCTTTTAGCCGTTGTAGCGGTATTTTGCTTCATCCCACCAGTCATCCCGGTCGTTACGGGATTGGAGAACTAGGTAGGGAAGCCTATCAATTTATCGATTTTTTGGCTCAAAGTGGTCAAAAACTCTGGCAAATTCTCCCTTTAGGCCCCACAGGGTACGGTAACTCTCCCTACATGAGTTTTAGTGCCATTGCTGGCAATCATCTCCTGATTAGTCTCGATATTCTTCGGGAAAAAAACCTGCTTAGTCAGGCAGATTTCGAGGATATTCCCGATTTTCCCCTCGATCAAGTGGATTTCGATAAATTGATCGCTTGGAAAATTCCCCTACTTAGAAAGGCGGCGAGCAATTTTGTCAAGGGTTCTGACACAATTCTTTACAAACAGTTTGCCGGCTTTTGTGGTGGCAATGCTGATTGGTTAGAGGATTACGCCCTATTTATGGCCCTATCCCACGCTTACCAGGGTAAAGCATGGATGGAATGGCCGACAGAAATTCGCGAACGTCATTGGGGAGCGTTGGAAACACCGAAACAGGAGTTACAAGAGGAGATTTTTCTGCACAAATTCCTGCAATTTGAGTTTTTTGAGCAGTGGTTAGCCCTAAAACGCTATGCTAACTCCCTCGGTATCGAGATTATCGGTGATATCCCCATTTATGTCTCCCATAATAGCGCCGATGTTTGGGCAAATCCGCAGGTTTTTCGACTAGATACCCAAACCGGTAATCCCTTGGAAGTGGCCGGGGTTCCCCCAGATTATTTCTCAGAAACGGGGCAATTATGGGGAAATCCTTTGTATAACTGGGATTATCTTAAAAATACGGGCTTTGACTGGTGGGTACGCCGTTTAAAAGCGGTTCTTTCCCTAGTCGATATCATCCGTATCGATCATTTTCGCGGATTAGAGGCCTATTGGTCGGTGGCTTTTGGCCAGGAAAACGCTATTAATGGTCGTTGGCTGAAGGCCCCGGGTTATGATCTCTTTAATACCATCCGGGATCGTTTGGGTAAATTGCCGATTATTGCCGAAGATTTGGGCGATATTGACCAGGCAGTCCTAGATTTTCGCGATCACTTTGCCTTCCCGGGGATGAAGATTCTCCACTTTGCTTTTGGGGGTGATGCGGGTAATCCCTATCTTCCTTTCAACGTCGAACGCAACTGTGTGATTTATACCGGCACCCACGATAATAATACCACTCTGGGCTGGTTTCAAGATAACGCCAATGACTACGAAAAAGCGCGACTTTATCAATATCTTGGCGCTGCCAGTGGTCAGGGAGTGGCTTGGGATCTGATTCGACTTGCCTATAGTTCCGTGGCTAATCAGGCGATCGTACCGTTACAGGATGTGTTAGGTTTAGGATCGGATGCGCGTATGAATACCCCCAGTGTCGCAGAAGGGAATTGGTCATGGCGCTATCGTCAGGAAGCTTTAACGACAGAATATAGCGACAGATTGCGAGATTTAGTCAATTTTTTCGGCAGAAATCGTTAA
- a CDS encoding sigma factor-like helix-turn-helix DNA-binding protein produces MIIPTDENEDFQHLEETIANLQVKQKQILKGMLDYPIQIDSAIRILSDPSRQLAITPNNITRIHKILKELEKQGLVRCRNRQYSLTELGREIVKHLSNKSLTPRRDAQRKERLKKSYDFLELHRQGLSYQQIADKYGISRERVRQILSTNPEFEAYRQKQKENNFR; encoded by the coding sequence ATGATAATTCCGACGGATGAAAACGAAGACTTTCAACATTTAGAAGAGACGATCGCCAATCTCCAAGTAAAACAGAAACAGATTCTGAAAGGGATGTTAGATTATCCGATTCAAATCGATTCGGCAATTCGGATACTTTCCGATCCGTCTCGACAATTGGCCATAACTCCTAATAATATAACCAGAATACATAAAATACTTAAAGAATTGGAAAAACAAGGATTGGTTAGGTGTCGCAACCGTCAATATTCTTTGACCGAGTTGGGAAGGGAAATAGTAAAACACCTTAGCAATAAGAGTCTAACCCCAAGACGGGATGCACAGAGAAAGGAAAGACTTAAAAAAAGTTACGATTTTTTAGAACTCCATAGACAAGGATTAAGCTATCAGCAAATAGCGGATAAATACGGCATAAGTCGAGAGCGCGTCCGTCAAATTCTTTCTACTAACCCCGAATTTGAAGCTTATCGGCAAAAACAAAAGGAAAACAATTTTCGTTGA
- a CDS encoding FdhF/YdeP family oxidoreductase, with protein sequence MNERETSDKIEAGGGFPVLQYWAEKTLSPQGVKLWQTLNHKSACLACAWGTGGQKGGFVNEAGESLQRCLKSVEAITSELMPGIKTDFFQTYHLAQLQSLTSLECDRLGRFSYPVLLKAGESHYQRISWEEVYQLAEQAFRQPSETLASYSSGRSSNEAAYLLQLFFRTLGSNNLADCSDLCHAASTVGLKQVFGSGTSMVSLESLKQADCVVLIGSNAPANHPRLMNELIQIRDRGGKIIIINPQIEVGLVKFSSPAFPIKSLLRGGSDISTLYLQPIPGSDTALFVGLQKSLIEQNLVRWDYLKSHTENWQSVIDYARQIPWETITKTCGLSREEIEATAALFGNLERVVFAWAMGVTQQENGVDNIISIANTALMTGNAGKIGAGTMPIRGHSNVQGFGSMGVTVRLRREIAEALSQLLGKPLNITGGYDTRALIEAAERGKINTLFCLGGNLYGANPDLTQAKKALAQIDTIFYVATKPNLGHFHGLARQNTVILPVFARFENPHPTTTESGNNFVRFNERGSSHLQGSDVDIISEVELLTNIAVKVLGTNPIDWSRLHDTVYIRQLIAKTIPGYQKIGQLDQTQTEFTISGRIFTEPHFPTSTGKAQMSVTPLPTLKAPEKQDFNQPENAPGIALILGTGRSYGQHNTVVYQVGDKYRGMPHRHCLLMNAEDAKKVGFREHQRVTVQGDAGKLENIEIIFGPIREGVGFMFYPEANVLFKAKIDPRCGTPAYKRVPVWVF encoded by the coding sequence ATGAACGAACGGGAAACATCGGACAAAATTGAAGCGGGTGGGGGTTTTCCCGTATTGCAATATTGGGCAGAAAAAACCCTCTCTCCTCAAGGGGTTAAACTCTGGCAAACCTTAAATCATAAAAGTGCCTGTTTAGCTTGCGCTTGGGGAACGGGAGGACAAAAGGGTGGTTTTGTCAACGAAGCGGGGGAAAGTCTGCAACGTTGTCTCAAAAGTGTCGAAGCGATTACTTCCGAATTAATGCCAGGTATTAAAACCGATTTTTTTCAGACCTATCATCTCGCTCAATTACAGTCCTTAACCTCCTTAGAATGCGATCGCTTGGGTCGTTTCAGTTATCCCGTCCTCTTAAAAGCCGGAGAAAGTCACTATCAACGTATTAGTTGGGAAGAAGTTTATCAATTAGCCGAACAAGCTTTTCGCCAACCGTCCGAGACTCTGGCCTCCTATAGTTCGGGACGTTCTTCTAATGAAGCAGCCTATCTCTTACAATTGTTTTTCCGGACATTAGGAAGTAATAATTTAGCCGATTGTTCCGATCTCTGTCATGCCGCCTCGACCGTAGGATTAAAACAGGTTTTCGGCTCCGGGACTTCGATGGTCAGTCTGGAAAGTTTAAAACAAGCCGATTGTGTGGTGTTAATCGGTTCTAACGCCCCCGCTAATCATCCTCGCTTGATGAATGAATTAATTCAAATTCGTGATCGCGGCGGTAAAATTATTATTATTAACCCGCAAATTGAAGTCGGATTGGTCAAATTCTCCTCGCCCGCTTTTCCGATTAAATCTTTATTGCGGGGCGGTTCCGATATTTCAACTCTCTACCTACAGCCGATACCGGGTAGCGATACTGCCCTATTCGTCGGATTACAAAAATCTTTAATCGAACAAAATTTAGTCCGGTGGGATTATCTCAAATCCCATACAGAAAATTGGCAATCTGTTATAGATTATGCCCGACAAATACCCTGGGAAACCATTACTAAAACCTGCGGTTTATCTCGAGAAGAAATTGAAGCAACCGCCGCCCTTTTCGGCAATTTAGAGCGTGTGGTTTTCGCTTGGGCGATGGGGGTTACACAACAGGAAAACGGTGTCGATAATATTATCAGTATTGCCAATACCGCTTTAATGACGGGAAATGCTGGCAAAATAGGTGCAGGAACCATGCCAATCAGAGGTCATTCTAATGTACAGGGCTTCGGTTCTATGGGCGTTACGGTGAGATTACGTCGGGAAATCGCCGAGGCACTTTCTCAACTTTTAGGAAAGCCATTAAATATAACTGGCGGTTATGATACAAGGGCATTAATTGAAGCTGCCGAACGGGGAAAAATCAACACCCTTTTCTGTTTGGGAGGTAATCTTTATGGGGCAAATCCAGATTTAACTCAAGCCAAAAAAGCCTTAGCACAAATTGATACGATTTTTTATGTGGCTACTAAGCCAAATTTAGGACATTTTCACGGATTAGCCCGACAAAATACGGTAATTTTACCCGTCTTCGCTCGTTTTGAAAATCCTCACCCGACAACAACCGAATCGGGCAATAATTTTGTCCGTTTTAACGAGCGGGGAAGCAGTCATCTACAGGGTTCTGATGTGGATATCATCTCGGAAGTAGAACTATTAACAAATATTGCCGTCAAGGTTTTAGGCACAAACCCGATTGATTGGTCGAGATTACACGACACCGTCTATATTCGTCAGTTAATCGCCAAAACGATTCCGGGTTATCAAAAAATCGGGCAATTAGATCAAACCCAAACAGAATTTACCATTAGCGGACGGATTTTTACCGAACCCCATTTTCCAACATCGACCGGAAAAGCGCAAATGTCCGTCACCCCTTTACCCACTTTAAAAGCACCGGAAAAGCAAGATTTCAACCAACCGGAAAATGCCCCCGGAATTGCCCTGATTCTCGGAACAGGACGCAGTTATGGACAACATAATACCGTCGTTTATCAAGTGGGCGATAAATATCGGGGAATGCCTCACCGTCATTGTTTATTGATGAACGCCGAAGATGCCAAAAAAGTGGGCTTTCGGGAACATCAACGAGTCACCGTCCAAGGAGATGCCGGCAAATTAGAGAATATTGAAATTATTTTCGGTCCGATTCGCGAAGGTGTTGGCTTTATGTTCTATCCCGAAGCCAATGTTTTATTCAAAGCTAAAATCGACCCTCGCTGTGGTACTCCCGCTTATAAACGAGTTCCCGTCTGGGTTTTTTAG
- a CDS encoding lysozyme inhibitor LprI family protein, giving the protein MDKFLLTVLGIASLFAVGMATPSIAGPTSAATNLQLAQRPNCNNPQTQSEMNICASIAYQNADRKLNQVYRQLLPKLSAARQQKLISAQQAWIKFRDSSCEFERSAFEGGSIAPMIYSNCLAAVTEQRTKDLRRYLGSAEKVFPGGRVWGVGCGV; this is encoded by the coding sequence ATGGATAAGTTTTTACTAACCGTATTAGGCATAGCAAGTTTATTTGCCGTCGGGATGGCTACCCCTAGCATTGCAGGTCCCACATCTGCAGCGACAAACTTGCAACTGGCTCAACGCCCTAACTGTAACAATCCCCAGACTCAAAGCGAAATGAACATTTGTGCCAGCATCGCTTATCAAAACGCTGATCGCAAGTTAAATCAAGTTTATCGACAACTACTGCCAAAACTGTCAGCTGCTCGCCAACAAAAATTAATTAGCGCCCAACAAGCTTGGATTAAGTTTAGAGACAGCAGTTGCGAATTTGAAAGAAGTGCGTTTGAGGGAGGCTCTATAGCTCCCATGATTTACAGTAATTGCTTGGCAGCTGTCACCGAGCAGCGTACCAAAGATTTGCGGAGATATTTAGGGTCTGCTGAAAAAGTTTTCCCTGGGGGCAGGGTGTGGGGTGTGGGGTGTGGGGTGTAG
- a CDS encoding HAD family hydrolase yields the protein MLKAVLFDFNGVIINDEPIHQELINEILLGENLLPLGSEFAELCLGRSDRVCLRNVLTRRNRQVTEEYLTKLINKKASLYRSRLEKLEKLPIYEEIYSFLKRVKARELQIGLVTGAVRSEVESILQQAALGDYFSVIVTGDEISTSKPQPDGYLLAVERFNRWNFNLQLQPQECLVIEDTFVGCEAAKRAGMQVVGIAHTYPFHFMQRVSNWAIDNFSQLDLDRVEETFSHIGEIKERSGL from the coding sequence ATGTTAAAGGCTGTTCTGTTCGATTTTAATGGGGTGATCATCAATGATGAACCAATCCATCAAGAGTTAATCAATGAAATCTTGCTCGGGGAAAATTTGCTGCCCCTAGGGTCGGAATTTGCGGAGTTATGTCTGGGGAGAAGCGATCGCGTCTGTTTGCGTAATGTTCTCACCCGTCGCAATCGTCAAGTGACCGAGGAATATCTGACTAAGTTAATTAACAAAAAAGCCAGTTTATACCGATCAAGATTAGAAAAATTAGAGAAACTTCCTATTTATGAAGAGATCTACTCTTTTTTAAAACGAGTTAAGGCCAGGGAGCTACAAATCGGTTTGGTGACGGGAGCAGTGCGCTCGGAAGTAGAATCAATCTTGCAACAGGCAGCCCTTGGGGATTACTTTAGTGTCATTGTCACTGGTGATGAGATTAGCACCAGTAAACCCCAACCAGATGGTTATTTACTGGCCGTAGAAAGATTTAATCGTTGGAATTTTAATCTACAGTTGCAACCCCAGGAATGTCTGGTGATTGAAGATACTTTTGTCGGTTGCGAAGCGGCAAAAAGAGCGGGAATGCAGGTGGTGGGAATCGCTCATACCTATCCCTTCCATTTTATGCAGAGAGTGTCCAACTGGGCGATCGATAATTTCTCCCAACTAGATCTCGATCGCGTGGAGGAAACTTTTAGCCACATCGGGGAAATAAAGGAGCGATCGGGACTTTAG
- a CDS encoding AAA family ATPase: MKESTVPRINLAPKLKRDLSLWNPFDYLLLLYWVFYFPQAVRWYVETRGGGDKFQEQKTWRDKMQFLRDHPVQLRLGIQGLLLTVITPLIIYSIAANLGLSVNWVGVAFGVGLGVVSGVGLGVVYGVVSGVVLGVVYGVVSGVVSGVVLGVVLGVLWGVAWGVAWGVASGVASGVVLGVVLGVVSGVGWGVRLGVRLGVGFGVVYGVGFIFAFFRLDNWLIGLFAGPQGRLFPRITLLPLLGLTSTLQQWLQQDWETAINNLNQYLQYSRQFIPVLVAVNRVLSQFPEAEIIYRVSCLAENPSDWQLLKYASAKPFSLPRSKIRLDTPARAAAAGFWYLHQQDTEKAEKAFAVVRSLAYGEEMYSLAQTLHRFSQAATPDSIASLAVAPIAAEPSLRPQTWQAISSFNRVIAEMALVQRSYSQQTRSLALNRIIGKLRDISDQQAANLPQAEKELILSMAEKWAKISTSIAGTVGTVTITQPIPNPYIIGDPVIGKRFVGRGDILRELQSMWSGDNLSSVVLYGHRRMGKTSILRNLEAYLPPAISVIYINLQRVATVTSLAEVLLNIAEEIAQTLAIDAPEEEKISQHPEMYFNRYLDRLIGQILPEKAKTGLIIALDEFEIIEDLIKENTLPRNFLGYLRSLVQSSPRLAFVFAGLHTLEEMTADYFHPFFGSVYPIPVSFLSPESTRVILANPVGEHEDFPLDYTPSALDKIYQLTHGQPYLVQLIGFHLVRFYNKQVFELQRPQDIRFQVEDVEKAIDAEFFQRGNYYFTGVWKQAKQDAAGQGEILIVLSSHLQGLTRADLLSSTRLTATTLDLALKTLENHHVIECQDSRYQIAVELFRRWLSAKMA, encoded by the coding sequence ATGAAGGAAAGCACCGTCCCCAGAATTAATCTCGCTCCTAAACTCAAACGCGATTTATCTTTATGGAATCCCTTTGATTATCTTTTGCTGTTGTACTGGGTGTTTTATTTTCCCCAAGCAGTGCGCTGGTATGTGGAAACGAGAGGCGGCGGCGATAAATTCCAAGAACAGAAAACATGGCGCGACAAAATGCAATTTCTCCGCGACCATCCCGTACAATTGCGTCTAGGGATTCAGGGTCTTCTCTTAACTGTAATTACCCCTCTGATTATCTATAGCATAGCGGCAAATTTAGGACTTTCTGTTAATTGGGTGGGCGTGGCGTTCGGCGTGGGGTTGGGCGTGGTGTCCGGCGTGGGGTTGGGCGTGGTGTACGGCGTGGTGTCGGGCGTGGTGTTGGGCGTGGTGTACGGCGTGGTGTCGGGCGTGGTGTCGGGCGTGGTGTTGGGCGTGGTGTTGGGCGTGCTGTGGGGCGTGGCGTGGGGCGTGGCGTGGGGCGTGGCGTCGGGCGTGGCGTCGGGCGTGGTGTTGGGCGTGGTGTTGGGCGTGGTGTCGGGCGTGGGGTGGGGCGTGAGGTTGGGCGTGAGGTTGGGCGTGGGGTTCGGCGTGGTGTACGGCGTGGGGTTTATATTCGCCTTTTTCCGTCTTGATAATTGGCTAATCGGGCTTTTTGCTGGCCCTCAAGGGCGACTTTTTCCCCGTATTACCCTTCTACCGCTGCTGGGGTTAACCTCGACTCTACAACAATGGTTACAGCAAGACTGGGAAACAGCTATTAATAACCTCAATCAATACCTTCAGTACAGCCGCCAGTTTATTCCTGTCCTTGTCGCCGTTAATCGCGTTTTATCGCAATTCCCAGAGGCAGAAATTATCTATCGGGTCTCCTGTCTGGCAGAAAATCCCTCCGATTGGCAATTGTTAAAATATGCGTCTGCGAAACCGTTTTCTCTTCCTCGCAGCAAAATCCGTCTAGATACTCCTGCTCGCGCCGCTGCTGCTGGTTTTTGGTATCTTCACCAACAGGACACCGAAAAAGCCGAAAAAGCCTTTGCTGTGGTACGTTCCCTCGCCTACGGGGAAGAAATGTATAGCCTCGCCCAAACTTTACACCGATTTAGTCAGGCAGCAACTCCCGATAGTATCGCTTCCCTAGCGGTTGCCCCTATTGCCGCAGAACCGTCATTACGTCCGCAAACTTGGCAAGCTATCAGCAGTTTCAATCGAGTTATCGCAGAAATGGCTTTAGTCCAGAGAAGTTACTCCCAACAGACTAGATCCCTCGCTCTTAATCGGATTATCGGGAAATTAAGGGATATAAGCGACCAACAAGCGGCCAATTTACCCCAAGCAGAAAAAGAATTAATCCTTTCTATGGCCGAAAAATGGGCAAAAATTAGCACATCCATCGCGGGAACGGTGGGAACGGTGACTATTACCCAACCGATTCCTAATCCCTACATTATCGGTGATCCGGTGATCGGTAAACGCTTTGTTGGTCGTGGGGATATCCTGCGGGAACTTCAGTCAATGTGGTCAGGAGATAACCTATCCTCAGTGGTTCTCTATGGTCATCGTCGCATGGGTAAAACTTCGATTCTACGCAATCTGGAGGCATATCTTCCACCAGCTATCTCGGTTATCTACATTAATTTACAGCGCGTGGCCACAGTAACCAGCCTAGCCGAAGTTCTCCTGAATATAGCTGAGGAAATCGCCCAAACTTTAGCAATTGATGCCCCAGAAGAGGAAAAAATCTCCCAACATCCAGAAATGTATTTTAATCGTTATTTAGATCGTCTGATAGGCCAGATTCTGCCGGAAAAAGCCAAAACCGGTTTAATTATTGCCCTCGATGAGTTCGAGATAATTGAGGATTTAATCAAAGAGAATACCCTCCCCCGGAATTTCCTCGGCTATCTGCGTTCCCTTGTCCAGAGTAGTCCGCGTCTAGCTTTTGTTTTTGCCGGATTACATACCCTAGAGGAGATGACTGCCGATTATTTTCATCCTTTTTTTGGCAGTGTTTACCCGATTCCAGTTAGTTTCCTCTCTCCAGAGTCCACTCGCGTTATCCTCGCTAATCCCGTTGGGGAACACGAGGATTTTCCCCTAGACTATACCCCATCCGCTTTGGACAAAATTTATCAACTTACCCACGGTCAACCCTATCTAGTGCAACTTATCGGGTTTCATCTGGTACGTTTTTATAATAAACAGGTCTTTGAGTTGCAACGTCCCCAAGATATTCGTTTTCAGGTGGAAGATGTGGAAAAAGCCATCGATGCCGAGTTTTTCCAAAGGGGGAATTATTATTTTACGGGTGTCTGGAAACAGGCTAAACAAGATGCGGCCGGACAAGGGGAGATTTTAATAGTTCTTTCTTCCCATCTGCAAGGATTAACCCGGGCAGATTTACTGTCCAGCACCAGATTAACTGCCACAACTCTCGACCTGGCCCTAAAAACCCTTGAAAATCATCATGTCATCGAATGCCAAGACTCCCGTTATCAGATTGCTGTGGAATTATTCCGTCGTTGGCTATCGGCAAAAATGGCCTAA
- a CDS encoding S1 family peptidase has protein sequence MLTPESLPSHTVRLKLIYGSGTGFFVGQGLILTCLHVVKDARDNHETIEITWQGQISSAKIINLPNLDGIDLALLQLNSPLDHKYIDFDQDLQLTDKLYTFGYTNDYPNGDPSDFEYIGLTGDENPLIKFKLGQVQPGFSGSPLLNLRTGKVCGVVNKTRDEYSNLGGRAIPVQTIFKYFPQLQPQKNANNPFIPTSGGIKEIQQIFGREQEIKDIFEILNSGSSAAIIGERGTGKTTLLWGLYHQAREYLRSPRKPLYLNLEGLVGDKDFYYELCHQIGIAADYDKPLKGTRLTRELEKHKILLLLDVVDNMTQKYFSYQLRSQLRELANRPDPPLRLVVAANRPLNVLFPDNKGGDSPFEGICLECPVRLWNQAKIQEFISHRLSQTGVTFTEEEINYLVRQSQGKPREVMQSCFKLYQTKINNSASRT, from the coding sequence ATGCTTACCCCGGAATCTCTACCCTCGCACACTGTCAGGTTAAAGTTAATCTATGGGTCAGGAACAGGCTTTTTTGTGGGACAAGGGTTAATTTTGACCTGTCTTCATGTGGTGAAAGATGCGCGGGATAATCACGAGACTATCGAGATAACTTGGCAAGGTCAAATTTCTAGTGCCAAAATTATCAACTTGCCGAATTTAGACGGGATCGATTTGGCTCTTTTACAATTAAACTCTCCTTTAGATCACAAATATATCGATTTTGATCAAGATTTACAATTAACAGATAAATTATACACTTTTGGCTATACCAATGATTATCCGAACGGTGATCCTAGCGACTTTGAGTATATAGGTTTAACCGGGGATGAAAACCCCCTAATCAAGTTTAAATTAGGGCAAGTACAACCCGGTTTTAGTGGTTCACCGCTTTTAAATTTACGCACGGGGAAAGTGTGCGGAGTGGTGAATAAAACCAGAGATGAGTACAGTAATTTGGGAGGAAGAGCGATTCCAGTTCAGACTATTTTTAAATATTTTCCGCAATTACAACCCCAAAAAAATGCGAATAATCCTTTTATACCCACTTCCGGAGGTATTAAAGAAATTCAGCAAATTTTTGGACGAGAACAAGAAATTAAAGATATTTTTGAGATTTTAAATTCCGGCAGTAGTGCAGCTATTATTGGGGAACGCGGTACAGGAAAAACCACGCTGCTTTGGGGACTTTACCATCAAGCAAGGGAGTATCTGCGTAGTCCTCGAAAACCCTTGTATCTGAACTTAGAAGGATTAGTAGGAGATAAGGATTTTTATTATGAATTATGTCATCAGATTGGTATAGCTGCAGATTATGATAAACCGCTCAAAGGAACTAGATTAACTAGGGAATTAGAAAAACATAAAATCCTGTTATTACTAGATGTGGTAGATAATATGACTCAAAAATATTTCAGCTATCAGCTTAGAAGTCAATTAAGAGAGTTGGCTAATCGTCCCGATCCACCTTTAAGATTAGTAGTAGCGGCTAATCGTCCCCTTAATGTTTTATTTCCTGATAACAAAGGAGGTGATTCACCTTTCGAGGGAATTTGTCTAGAATGTCCGGTTAGATTATGGAATCAAGCTAAAATTCAAGAGTTTATTAGTCATCGTCTAAGTCAAACAGGAGTGACTTTTACCGAGGAGGAAATAAATTATCTTGTTAGGCAAAGTCAAGGAAAGCCGCGAGAGGTAATGCAAAGTTGTTTTAAACTTTATCAAACCAAAATCAATAACTCAGCATCCCGAACTTAG
- a CDS encoding CU044_2847 family protein produces MPESRSEIISVKVKENVTMLVEARSFGGEREVSDQIFDFQSVADTIEAITESIAATINKVQPKKATVEFGVEVTVKSGKLTALIVEGEGKGNLKITLEWGG; encoded by the coding sequence ATGCCAGAATCTAGATCTGAGATTATTTCAGTTAAAGTTAAAGAAAATGTCACCATGTTAGTGGAAGCGAGAAGTTTCGGTGGTGAACGGGAAGTATCCGATCAAATATTTGACTTTCAAAGTGTGGCTGATACAATTGAGGCAATTACCGAATCGATCGCTGCTACGATAAATAAAGTGCAACCCAAAAAGGCCACCGTAGAGTTTGGGGTAGAAGTCACGGTAAAATCCGGTAAACTAACCGCTTTAATTGTGGAAGGTGAAGGAAAGGGAAATTTAAAAATTACCCTGGAATGGGGAGGATAA